The sequence CAATTCCTGGCGGTAGTGAACACTGACCGGATCGATCAAGTGAAGGTCAAGGCCGTCCAGACCCAAGCCATCACGGCCGTGCTCCCGGCCGGAGCTGTGCAGGTAACGGCCCTGCCCGAGGTAGAGCCCGACATGGGTGCAGCGCTGGGGACGTCCAAAAAAGATCAAGTCCCCAGGCCGCAGCTGGCTGTAGCAACCCGGGGCCACCGCCACCGGCTGGCAGAACCGCTCCTGTTGGTAGGCGTCCCTGGGGATCCACACACCAGCGGCGGCATAGGCGGCCTGGGTGAACCCCGAGCAGTCGAAATCAGGGCCGAGGCTCCCGCCCCAGAGGTAGTGATTGGCCTGCTGCCGCGCGGCCTCAGCGAAGGCCAAGACGGCCGGCAAGCGTTCCGCGATGGCCGCCTGGCAGAGGAGCTGCGGTTGAAAACCCTGGATGCAGCGGGCATGGCCCAGGAGGTCCCGCGGATCGATCCAGCCCGGGTAGCCGTCCTCGAGCAGACGAACCCGGATGCGCTGGCCCGTCGGCGCGGCTTGATCCAGCACCTCTAGGGACCGTCCGGCCCAGGCCT is a genomic window of Synechococcus sp. A10-1-5-1 containing:
- a CDS encoding C40 family peptidase yields the protein MARLSRLSVGTPVALELLDPGSCWRIDAPLNLYSHWFGAGLATQAWAGRSLEVLDQAAPTGQRIRVRLLEDGYPGWIDPRDLLGHARCIQGFQPQLLCQAAIAERLPAVLAFAEAARQQANHYLWGGSLGPDFDCSGFTQAAYAAAGVWIPRDAYQQERFCQPVAVAPGCYSQLRPGDLIFFGRPQRCTHVGLYLGQGRYLHSSGREHGRDGLGLDGLDLHLIDPVSVHYRQELRGAGRVVRCHDGSTLP